One Corynebacterium yudongzhengii DNA window includes the following coding sequences:
- a CDS encoding WXG100 family type VII secretion target, which yields MSQIKYQFGEIEAGSADIQNTSARIAGELDDLKRQLQPMIEAWEGDSAAAYQAAQAQWDAAAAELNTILSTISTTLAEGNANMSDINRRAAASWQ from the coding sequence ATGAGCCAGATCAAGTACCAGTTCGGTGAGATCGAGGCCGGCTCGGCCGACATCCAGAACACCTCCGCCCGCATCGCCGGCGAGCTCGACGACCTCAAGCGTCAGCTCCAGCCCATGATCGAGGCCTGGGAGGGTGACTCGGCTGCCGCCTACCAGGCCGCCCAGGCCCAGTGGGATGCTGCCGCCGCCGAACTCAACACCATCTTGTCCACCATTTCCACCACTCTCGCCGAGGGCAACGCCAACATGAGCGACATCAACCGTCGCGCCGCCGCCTCCTGGCAGTAA
- the rplM gene encoding 50S ribosomal protein L13 produces MSTYHPKSGDITRKWYVIDATDVVLGKLASTAADLLRGKHKPIFAPNVDTGDHVIVINADKVHISSNKRERENRYRHSGYPGGLKTMTLGQALDRNPARLIEESVRGMMPHNKLSRTSIKKLHVFAGSEHPYAGQQPETFEFKQVSQ; encoded by the coding sequence ATGTCTACTTACCACCCGAAGAGCGGTGACATTACCCGTAAATGGTACGTCATCGACGCTACCGACGTGGTGCTCGGCAAGCTTGCTTCCACCGCCGCTGACCTGCTGCGCGGTAAGCACAAGCCGATCTTCGCACCGAACGTCGACACCGGCGACCACGTCATCGTGATCAACGCCGACAAGGTCCACATCTCCTCCAACAAGCGCGAGCGCGAGAACCGCTACCGTCACTCCGGCTACCCGGGTGGTCTGAAGACCATGACCCTGGGTCAGGCTCTCGACCGCAACCCGGCGCGACTGATCGAGGAATCCGTGCGTGGCATGATGCCGCACAACAAGCTTTCCCGCACGTCCATCAAGAAGCTGCACGTCTTCGCCGGCTCCGAGCACCCGTACGCCGGTCAGCAGCCCGAGACCTTCGAGTTCAAGCAGGTGAGCCAGTAA